The Trichoderma atroviride chromosome 5, complete sequence genome contains a region encoding:
- a CDS encoding uncharacterized protein (TransMembrane:1 (i125-149o)), whose amino-acid sequence MHLHHQATTPIRPCRVNSKTRLFASSSPPVPVPGQPDRHSERSFEDGKNYARPFPLHDFPSLQKVYTQKLSLTNNSTVALSTTNEQGAAVAVGVARPATTLVDWAVVVEKSKSEAYQPINQLRDILLGCVFGTAGLVAILVFPCAHVSVLSIRRLKSATEKSINPPGYDDEFDDGFDEEHPSSGATSSKRSDRGFFGTIWRKIFPKKKIKPISEDDANRHVFKIPARVEVKKNYITDELTELSMTFNEMSDELLKQYTSLEEKVSERTRELEISKRAAEAANESKTLFIANISHELKTPLNGIMGMCAVCMEEDDIVRIKQSLKTLYRSGDLLLHLLEDLLSFSKNQIGQHVSLEEREFRLGEIKSQMLFTFDKQARESDIAFTVSFLGTENAELNGLRNDSTFEKRLPALGPNGMGRLKDAYVWGDQHRILQVIINLVNNSLKFTPAGGKVHLRIRCIAEVEQINNNDSRTSSLSKSGSARAGRSRHRGSTGSSRSANSRNTNSSSTVKGGTALAINPMDPKATPHVRIRERSPTPPPPNAKPYIFEFEVEDSGPGIPEHMQDKIFEPFVQGDLGLNRKFGGTGLGLSICSQLAKLMGGSITLKSTVGVGSTFTMQIPLKYVKDRPPSTASSSTNSRPTSVRSTAADGHRNSLNGSASPLQEPKSKSTPALIENKLPRLVGLSAPFFAAKPASPKKDDQIATAAIDKAMANKIDKAMASKTDNGKLRVLVADDNATNVEVVSRMLKLEDVYDVAIAKDGQEAFELVKASMEKNQRFDVIFMDIQMPNVDGLQSTRLIRKMGYAAPIVALTAFSEESNVKECIESGMDEFLSKPIRRPALKKVLKKFVTIPEEPETTAPTTKEKESNPHTVNGMNGKHKEEAHLD is encoded by the exons ATGCATCTGCACCACCAAGCAACGACACCTATACGCCCGTGCCGGGTCAATTCAAAAACACGCCTGTTCGCTTCGTCATCCCCCCCCGTCCCAGTGCCAGGACAACCCGATCGACATTCTGAGCGTAGTTTTGAGGATGGCAAAAATTATGCTCGTCCATTTCCGCTCCACGATTTTCCAAGTCTGCAGAAAGTATATACCCAGAAGCTTTCCCTGACCAACAACTCCACTGTGGCCTTGTCAACAACAAACGAGCAAGGCGCCGCCGTTGCCGTAGGCGTCGCCCGCCCGGCCACTACCCTCGTCGACTgggctgtcgtcgtcgaaaAGTCCAAATCCGAAGCCTATCAGCCCATTAACCAGCTGAGAGATATCCTCTTAGGGTGCGTCTTTGGCACTGCCGGCCTTGTTGCCATTCTGGTGTTTCCCTGCGCGCACGTCAGCGTGCTATCCATCCGGCGACTCAAGTCCGCGACGGAAAAATCCATCAACCCTCCAGGATATGACGACGAGTTTGATGATGGTTTTGACGAAGAGCATCCAAGCTCGGGAGCTACTAGTTCTAAGCGATCCGACAGGGGCTTTTTCGGCACCATCTGGCGGAAGATAttcccaaagaagaagattaagCCCATTAGTGAAGACGATGCCAACCGACACGTCTTCAAAATTCCTGCCAGAGTCGAGGTTAAGAAAAACTACATTACTGACGAATTGACGGAGCTCTCAATGACGTTCAATGAAATGTCTGATGAGCTGTTGAAGCAGTATACATCTTTGGAGGAAAAGGTTTCCGAGAGAACGCGGGAACTAGAGATTAGTAAAAGAGCCGCCGAGGCTGCCAACGAGAGCAAGACCTTGTTCATTGCCAACATTTCTCACGAATTAAAGACGCCGCTGAATGGCATCATGGGCATGTGCGCTGTTTGcatggaagaggatgatatTGTGCGGATAAAACAGTCCCTCAAGACACTTTATAGATCAG GCGACCTCTTACTGCATCTTTTAGAAGATTTGCTCAGTTTTTCCAAAAACCAAATAGGCCAGCATGTCAGccttgaagagagagaatttCGACTGGGCGAAATCAAGTCCCAAATGCTCTTTACTTTCGATAAACAGGCTCGCGAGAGCGACATTGCCTTCACCGTCAGTTTTCTTGGGACCGAGAATGCAGAGCTGAATGGACTCCGGAATGATAGTACATTCGAGAAGAGACTGCCTGCTTTAGGCCCCAATGGCATGGGCAGACTGAAAGATGCCTATGTCTGGGGCGATCAGCATAGAATCTTGCAAGTCATAATCAATCTTGTCAACAATAGTCTCAAGTTTACGCCGGCCGGGGGAAAGGTGCACCTTAGGATTCGATGCATTGCCGAGGTCGAGCAGATCAACAATAATGATAGTAGGACTTCGTCATTGTCCAAAAGTGGCTCTGCGAGGGCTGGGCGCAGCCGGCATCGAGGCAGCACGGGATCTTCGCGTTCTGCCAACTCCAGAAATACAAACTCGTCTTCCACGGTCAAAGGCGGCACAGCTCTTGCAATCAATCCCATGGACCCCAAGGCCACCCCTCACGTCCGCATTCGAGAGAGGTCGCCAACACCGCCTCCGCCAAATGCCAAGCCGTACATATTCGAATTCGAGGTAGAAGACAGTGGCCCAGGTATTCCCGAACATATGCAAGATAAGATCTTTGAGCCATTTGTGCAAGGCGACCTCGGCCTAAACAGAAAGTTTGGAGGAACAGGTCTGGGATTGAGCATCTGCTCGCAGCTTGCCAAGCTAATGGGCGGATCCATCACTCTTAAAAGCACCGTGGGTGTGGGGTCGACTTTTACGATGCAGATCCCTCTCAAATACGTCAAAGATCGCCCGCCAAGCACGGCTTCCAGTAGCACGAATTCAAGGCCGACAAGCGTCAGGTCCACAGCTGCTGACGGCCACCGCAATTCCTTGAACGGCTCAGCATCTCCTCTACAAGAGCCAAAATCCAAAAGCACGCCTGCTTTGATAGAAAACAAACTACCCCGTCTTGTGGGCCTCAGTGCCCCCTTTTTCGCTGCCAAACCCGCGTCACCCAAAAAAGATGACCAAATTGCCACGGCAGCCATTGACAAGGCAATGGCCAATAAAATCGACAAGGCAATGGCCAGTAAAACAGATAATGGCAAATTGCGCGTCTTGGTTGCCGATGATAACGCAACCAATGTCGAAGTGGTCAGCAGGATGCTCAAGCTCGAAGACGTCTATGacgttgccattgccaaggaCGGCCAGGAAGCATTTGAGCTGGTCAAGGCCAGCATGGAGAAGAATCAGCGTTTCGATGTCATATTCATGGATATTCAGATGCCCAACGTTGACGGCTTACAGTCAACACGGCTTATTCGCAAGATGGGCTACGCCGCGCCCATTGTGGCGCTCACTGCTTTTTCAGAAGAGAGCAATGTAAAAGAGTGTATAGAGTCAGGGATGGATGAGTTTTTGAGCAAGCCCATACGGCGGCCAGCCCTGAAAAAAGTGCTAAAGAAGTTTGTCACGATTCCGGAGGAGCCCGAGACGACTGCTCCGACaacgaaagaaaaggaatcAAACCCACATACAGTAAACGGAATGAATGGGAAACATAAGGAAGAGGCGCATTtagattaa
- a CDS encoding uncharacterized protein (EggNog:ENOG41): protein MSLFEFKSLKPFNYPPLSPLKRIFRLVQLLPPKPSIIPGANGTIRIRLIEADVDSGIHYDALSYAWSLGPRYQEPSRQIIVETEQGSYKLYIYPALEIALRYLVSSQMTEYLFIDQLSINQKDRDEKSHQVLLMRDIYTKCARTIVWLGAPTQQSDQYFDLLHEMSQEGILGRVMGPHVGQFMHVFDAVMDPSLQVSEEVREDRDDLLNLVQRYGERFPLDGFADIFDRIWFNRLWVIQEACLAPLVVFLCGKKHLCFDCFRSGALFYNIYNTYWVRRITGAMPRRVLRQRDALLNKTDGFIRIFQERKAIHQSGIRLGLHDLVLKYNVNDKKKKIGVTLEQDRIFGLLGLAANNDALMAQVRVDYKSGITQMYSEIAGVLLQESIDVLLFNQYPKKTEDLPSWVPDWAMNLAVPATYSSLKQATFAAGRSTAHEALITVKESPAQLHIKGIAVDEIVEVGIQLYRAQLRPQVAEQVDYRSAKTFFDEVTEFAKGAAITTRDQNSTDSENTPEPRLLMRLCDSSLSYRHFTQTLGPTRGLERLQALHGNIYTLGERLIRSDEFIASYHITRIYQTLGIVPWYLGMMPEMDSLQICALDPLITGKIAYEAAKDFITDAAGLLMASARVWFASKYIMYRYHFGKLNIRPSHESIEKMGLDPNVSLGPDTNVLTTNMLKNLRKRLYRTRTGYVGLGPAEMETGNSLVIFHGGTTPHILKKLDSQRGVDEYQYLGEAYCDGLMDGEVFEDDTKSERMFVLV, encoded by the coding sequence ATGTCGCTATTCGAGTTTAAATCATTGAAACCTTTCAATTATCCTCCTCTATCCCCCTTGAAGAGAATATTTCGCCTagtccagcttcttcctccaaaGCCGTCCATCATACCGGGCGCTAATGGCACAATTCGAATCAGGCTAATAGAAGCCGATGTTGATTCCGGCATACACTACGATGCTCTCTCATATGCATGGAGTTTGGGGCCACGTTACCAAGAGCCCAGTAGGCAAATTATCGTCGAGACAGAACAAGGCTCTTACAAGCTGTACATCTATCCGGCGCTGGAAATCGCGCTACGGTATCTCGTCTCCTCCCAGATGACAGAGTATCTTTTCATCGATCAACTCAGCATCAATCAGAAAGATCGCGACGAGAAGAGCCATCAAGTATTGCTCATGCGAGATATTTATACAAAATGCGCTCGCACAATTGTCTGGTTAGGTGCCCCAACTCAACAGTCTGATCAGTattttgatcttcttcacGAAATGTCTCAAGAAGGGATACTGGGCAGAGTCATGGGACCTCACGTTGGCCAGTTCATGCACGTTTTCGATGCCGTGATGGATCCATCTTTGCAGGTTAGCGAAGAAGTGCGTGAGGATCGAGATGATTTGCTGAACTTGGTCCAACGATACGGCGAGCGTTTCCCCCTAGACGGATTTGCCGATATATTTGATCGAATCTGGTTCAACCGCTTGTGGGTAATCCAAGAAGCTTGTCTGGCTCCATTAGTGGTCTTCTTATGCGGTAAAAAGCATCTTTGTTTCGACTGCTTCCGCTCTGGTGCACTCTTTTACAACATATACAACACGTACTGGGTGCGGCGGATAACAGGCGCAATGCCTCGGCGTGTTCTTCGTCAGCGAGACGCTCTTTTGAACAAGACGGATGGGTTCATACGGATCTTCCAAGAGCGTAAAGCTATTCATCAATCTGGAATACGACTGGGCTTGCATGACCTCGTACTAAAATATAACGTgaatgacaagaagaagaagatcgGGGTAACACTGGAGCAAGATCGAATCTTTGGCTTGCTGGGGCTGGCAGCGAATAATGACGCTCTCATGGCGCAAGTTCGTGTTGATTACAAGTCCGGCATCACTCAAATGTATTCTGAGATTGCCGGAGTGCTTTTACAGGAGAGCATTGATGTACTGCTATTCAACCAGTACCCAAAGAAAACAGAGGATTTGCCCTCATGGGTTCCTGACTGGGCGATGAATCTTGCTGTACCGGCGACTTACTCGAGCTTAAAACAGGCTACCTTTGCTGCTGGTAGATCGACAGCACATGAGGCCCTGATTACTGTCAAGGAGAGTCCCGCGCAGCTTCATATCAAGGGAATCGCCGTAGACGAAATAGTGGAAGTCGGAATACAGCTATACCGCGCACAGCTTCGTCCGCAAGTGGCAGAACAAGTCGACTATCGCTCGGCAAAAACGTTTTTTGATGAAGTCACCGAGTTCGCAAAAGGAGCAGCCATCACAACTAGAGACCAAAACTCTACCGACTCTGAGAACACACCAGAACCTAGACTATTGATGCGCCTGTGCGATTCTAGTCTTTCATATAGGCATTTTACTCAAACTCTCGGTCCAACTCGTGGCCTTGAGAGGCTTCAAGCTTTGCACGGTAATATATATACGCTTGGAGAGCGACTCATCAGATCGGACGAGTTTATTGCATCGTACCACATCACACGCATCTATCAAACACTAGGAATTGTTCCTTGGTATTTGGGAATGATGCCCGAGATGGACAGTCTACAAATCTGCGCGCTCGATCCACTGATAACAGGCAAGATTGCCTATGAGGCTGCAAAAGACTTCATCACCGATGCAGCGGGCTTGCTCATGGCCTCAGCAAGAGTATGGTTTGCATCAAAGTACATCATGTATCGTTACCACTTTGGCAAATTGAACATACGGCCTTCTCACGAGAGCATTGAGAAGATGGGGCTCGATCCAAATGTCAGCCTAGGTCCCGATACGAATGTTCTCACAACGAATATGCTCAAGAATTTGAGGAAAAGGCTGTATCGGACAAGGACTGGATATGTAGGCCTCGGCCCAGCAGAAATGGAAACAGGCAACTCGCTCGTTATATTTCATGGAGGAACCACGCCACAtattttgaagaagctggattCTCAGCGTGGAGTTGACGAGTACCAATACTTGGGCGAGGCATATTGCGACGGATTGATGGACGGCGAGGTTTTTGAAGACGACACCAAATCTGAGCGAATGTTTGTCTTGGTATAA
- a CDS encoding uncharacterized protein (EggNog:ENOG41~TransMembrane:1 (n6-16c28/29o306-325i)) has protein sequence MLTLRLAVLTGLLLLVARFLFIIAKSFSSPTRHLPGPFWARFTRLWYFKRVALGGFERENIALHRKHGPIVRLAPNMFSIDLPESVNTIYGIGSKLPKSDWYDGWKHPSPDAWTLFPDKDIKRHAQTRRVFQGLYSMSSLVSYEKYVDECADILLSRMSICSKRREPINMGHWLQCYAFDVIGNITFSKPFGFLDRGEDVSGILQALNKVFAYSTLIGIFPSLHPYIYAVTSALGIGGAAGRTFLIRYVKERILQRKIERDVKDEKGIGNAHGMPEDFLEKIMVKNKDAPSKVTDYHIFMMSMSNIIAGSDTTAISLSAILYYLLKYPNVMRKLREEINQSTNGDQVHLSFKESLEMPYWQAVMKEALRLHPATGLPLWRDVTEGGLYLNGQFFPEGTTIGINTWTAHYNEDVFGKDAAVFRPERWLDAEKEGGDRLAQMNAYYFPFGLGSRTCIGRHISYLEMSKLIPLLVKNFDFELQDRENDWKTTKYWFVKQDNFDVTVRPRAGA, from the exons ATGTTGACCTTGAGACTTGCCGTTCTCACGGGCCTCCTTCTACTTGTCGCCcgttttctcttcatcattgcAAAGAGCTTCTCCTCACCAACTCGACATCTTCCAGGTCCATTCTGGGCGCGATTCACCCGCCTTTGGTACTTCAAGCGTGTTGCTCTCGGCGGAttcgagagagaaaacattGCGCTCCATAGAAAACATGGCCCAATTGTACGTCTCGCGCCAAACATGTTTAGCATCGACTTGCCGGAATCAGTAAACACAATCTATGGCATCGGTTCAAAATTGCCAAAGTCAGACTGGTACGACGGATGGAAGCACCCCAGTCCCGATGCGTGGACTTTGTTTCCCGACAAGGATATCAAGAGGCATGCTCAGACAAGACGAGTATTCCAGGGACTTTACAGCATGTCCAGTCTCGTGAGCTACGAGAAGTATGTGGACGAATGCGCAGATATCCTGTTAAGTCGCATGTCTATTTGTTCGAAAAGACGTGAGCCCATCAACATGGGCCACTGGCTCCAATGCTACGCCTTCGATGTCATTGGCAACATTACCTTTTCCAAGCCTTTCGGATTCCTTGACCGCGGAGAAGATGTTTCGGGCATATTGCAGGCCTTGAACAAGGTTTTTGCGTATTCTACTCTGATTGGCATTTTCCCTTCTCTGCATCCTTACATCTATGCTGTGACCAGTGCCCTGGGCATaggaggagcagctggaCGCACCTTTCTCATTCGCTATGTAAAGGAAAGAATCTTACAGAGGAAGATTGAGAGAGATGTTAAGGACGAAAAGGGCATAGGAAACGCTCACGGAATGCCGGAGGATTTTCTCGAAAAGATCATGGTGAAGAATAAGGATGCCCCGTCCAAAGTAACCGACTATCACATTTTCATGATGAGCATGTCCAACATCATTGCAGGCTCAgacaccaccgccatcagcCTCTCCGCAATTCTATACTACCTTCTCAAATATCCCAATGTGATGAGAAAACTACGAGAGGAAATTAACCAATCGACAAATGGGGACCAAGTCCATCTAAGCTTCAAAGAAAGCCTAGAAATGCCATACTGGCAGGCCGTAATGAAAGAGGCACTTCGCCTCCATCCCGCCACAGGCCTTCCTCTGTGGAGAGACGTCACTGAGGGCGGTCTGTATCTAAACGGGCAATTCTTTCCCGAGGGCACGACCATTGGTATTAATACCTGGACTGCTCACTACAACGAAGACGTCTTTGGCAAGGATGCCGCAGTGTTTCGGCCAGAGAGATGGCTGGAcgcagaaaaagaaggaggtgATAGATTGGCTCAGATGAATGCATATTATTTCCCA TTTGGTTTGGGATCGCGAACATGCATTGGCCGACACATCTCTTACTTGGAGATGTCGAAGCTGATCCCACTGCTCGTTAAGAACTTTGATTTCGAGCTGCAAGACCGAGAGAATGATTGGAAAACAACAAAATATTGGTTTGTGAAACAAGATAACTTTGACGTTACGGTCAGGCCAAGGGCGGGAGCGTAA
- a CDS encoding uncharacterized protein (EggNog:ENOG41) yields the protein MNLNTAEIIKAAVPEAEGRNARIISQNVSDNRDPNFLSSDFPRNPPKLYITAESDEFDPVTFAEWQAEGFDVEYLPMGNGGDEYLQKLRGLKGNQTISAFETFGIIAFGDAAALCLKHYHVLDNNPDFKLRLLIAYYPTEIPDPQGRFPNNITALVHFIAGEDVGVTKQTQMVGIQGKKRTSRRTIQPGMGTGGLLQLAFPSYTYQAQAGFAEHDLDEYNMICADLAWSRSLATARRAFAQTVDLEHVWEENVQGKFFTHNLKPTMSTYTTHKSPHVTYIPTLTGGIGTEELQEFYSEYFGNPKSLKLTLISRTIGADRIVDEIHVRFKHTQEMPWILPGVPPTQKAVRILVVSIVTLRGGKLYHEHVYWDQASVLVQIGALDPNVVPEAARKIGIKKLPIVDGAAASRVLKGWDPETEGEADNELIPGWHDDEDEDEGEDEAGDKSAGKKPAGNDNAGDEIGKGKSVE from the exons ATGAATCTCAACACTGCAGAAATAATCAAGGCCGCTGTTCCAGAAGCAGAGGGCCGGAACGCGCGCATCATCTCACAAAATGTGTCGGATAACAGAGATCCTAATTTTCTGTCCAGCGACTTCCCGCGGAACCCCCCAAAGCTGTACATCACAGCGGAAAGCGACGAGTTTGACCCTGTAACTTTTGCGGAATGGCAAGCTGAAGGATTCGACGTTGAGTACCTTCCAATGGGTAATGGTGGAGATGAATACTTGCAGAAGCTGCGAGGGCTGAAAGGGAATCAGACCATCAGCGCGTTTGAGACTTTTGGCATCATCG CATTTGGTGACGCAGCCGCACTTTGTCTGAAGCATTACCACGTTCTGGATAACAACCCGGATTTCAAGCTCCGGCTTCTCATTGCCTACTATCCAACCGAAATCCCAGATCCACAAGGTCGCTTCCCAAACAACATCACAGCACTTGTGCATTTCATCGCCGGAGAAGATGTCGGCGTCACGAAGCAGACGCAGATGGTTGGCATCCAAGGGAAGAAACGCACCAGTCGTAGGACTATTCAGCCCGGCATGGGCACTGGCGgcttgctgcagctcgcctTTCCCAGTTATACTTATCAAGCACAGGCGGGATTTGCTGAGCATGACTTGGATGAGTATAATATGATTTGCGCAGACTTGGCATGGAGCCGAAGCTTGGCCACGGCGAGGAGGGCATTTGCGCAGACGGTGGATTTGGAACATGTCTGGGAGGAAAATGTGCAAG GCAAATTCTTCACACACAATCTCAAGCCGACAATGTCTACCTACACAACGCATAAGAGTCCACACGTTACCTATATTCCTACCCTGACCGGAGGCATCGGGACTGAGGAACTGCAAGAATTCTACTCTGAATATTTCGGTAATCCAAAGTCTCTCAAATTGACGCTAATATCTCGTACCATCGGGGCCGACCGCATCGTTGATGAGATTCACGTTCGTTTCAAGCATACACAAGAGATGCCTTGGATTCTACCCGGTGTGCCACCCACCCAAAAAGCAGTCCGAATTCTCGTGGTCAGTATTGTTACTCTTAGAGGGGGCAAACTATATCACGAGCACGTATACTGGGACCAAGCCAGCGTTTTGGTACAAATTGGAGCTCTGGATCCTAATGTGGTACCGGAGGCAGCTCGGAAGATTGGAATCAAGAAATTGCCCAttgttgatggcgctgcagcttcaagagTGTTGAAAGGCTGGGATCCTGAAACAGAGGGAGAGGCGGACAATGAGTTGATACCCGGGTGgcatgacgatgaggacgaagatgagggcgaagatgaagcCGGAGATAAGTCGGCAGGTAAGAAACCTGCGGGCAATGACAACGCTGGAGACGAGATCGGCAAGGGCAAATCAGTTGAATAA
- a CDS encoding uncharacterized protein (EggNog:ENOG41): MAPAVTETVAQVTENLKQKVVTSLKDQVEPSRETGHREPLKLSGALDQFKQFEVTPVIGKEFVDVDLAEWLKAPNSDELLRDLAITVSQRGVVFFRKQDNITNDLQKELVQRLGALSGKPATSGLHIHPVNNAGREHSVEDNEISVISSEQAKKIYADRFLRTNKRQSQKSQWHSDITFEPIPSDYALLRLTELPTTGGDTLWASGYELYDRISKPLQGFLDGLTAYYAQPGFKEAADHNGFSLFSAPRGAPENIGDVLEAIHPVIRTNPVTGWKSVFAVGHHVQHIHGLSEEESKHFLNWFVQLIVENHDLQVRNRWQNVNDLAIWDNRSVYHAATPDYLNQGLGERTGSRSVSLGEKPYFDPQSLSRREAIALGKS; this comes from the exons ATGGCGCCTGCTGTCACAGAGACCGTGGCTCAAGTCACCGAAAACCTCAAGCAAAAGGTCGTTACAAGCTTGAAAGACCAAGTCGAGCCGAGCCGAGAGACCGGACACCGTGAACCACTGAAGCTGAGCGGTGCCCTCGATCAATTCAAGCAATTTGAGGTCACTCCAGTGATCGGCAAAGAGTTTGTGGACGTTGACTTGGCAGAGTGGCTGAAAGCACCTAACTCGGACGAGCTACTTAGAGATCTGGCAATTACTG TATCTCAAAGAGGCGTTGTTTTCTTTCGGAAGCAAGACAACATCACAAACGACCTCCAAAAGGAACTCGTGCAGCGCCTTGGCGCGCTCTCCGGGAAGCCAGCGACCTCTGGCTTGCATATTCACCCCGTTAACAACGCCGGCCGGGAGCATAGTGTAGAAGACAACGAAATCAGTGTCATCTCGTCTGAACAAGCCAAAAAGATCTACGCCGACCGCTTTTTACGGACTAATAAGCGCCAGAGTCAGAAGTCCCAATGGCACTCTGATATTACATTTGAGCCTATCCCGAGTGACTACGCTCTGTTGAGACTAACAGAATTGCCCACAACTGGTGGAG ATACACTATGGGCTTCCGGATATGAGCTGTACGATCGCATCTCTAAGCCACTGCAGGGTTTCCTAGATGGTTTAACTGCCTACTATGCTCAGCCTGGATTCAAGGAGGCAGCTGACCACAACggattttctctcttctctgccccTCGAGGAGCTCCCGAAAACATCGGCGATGTTCTGGAGGCTATTCACCCTGTGATCCGGACCAATCCTGTTACTGGATGGAAGAGTGTCTTTGCCGTGGGTCACCACGTTCAGCATATCCATGGCTTATCAGAAGAGGAATCGAAGCATTTCCTCAACTGGTTTGTTCAATTAATCGTCGAAAACCATGATCTACAGGTCCGCAACCGTTGGCAGAATGTGAATGATCTGGCGATCTGGGACAACCGAAGTGTGTACCACGCTGCTACACCAGATTACCTCAACCAAGGACTTGGTGAGCGGACTGGGTCAAGATCTGTGAGCTTGGGCGAGAAGCCTTACTTTGATCCTCAAAGTTTGAGCCGCCGAGAAGCGATTGCACTTGGAAAATCATGA